The Verrucomicrobiia bacterium genome has a segment encoding these proteins:
- a CDS encoding prepilin-type N-terminal cleavage/methylation domain-containing protein, with protein MKCRPVCSRAFTLIELLVVIAIIAILAALLLPALSRAKERATGINCLSNLRQLTLAALLYGGDFSDAIPPNRGQTLDSWVPGGNATYDVDSLPGATNVANLRAALLYPYNRSDGIYRCPGDKNLVEGTSLPRVRDYSLNGMMGDNAGFGVDVHPNISEHKRFTDVVIPSPAGASFFIDEQASASTLKSKTSVDDGYFAVDSGSGSKTTYNSQIWRNVPASRHGDCGQLSYADGHAAKMRWLVPGTHALQGQDASSAVFNNADRKQLWLSTYASGSVPGVPW; from the coding sequence ATGAAATGCAGACCGGTTTGTTCCCGCGCGTTTACCTTGATTGAGTTGCTGGTGGTCATCGCCATCATCGCCATCCTGGCGGCGTTGCTGTTGCCGGCGTTGTCCCGGGCCAAGGAGCGCGCCACCGGCATCAACTGCCTCAGCAATCTGCGGCAACTGACGCTGGCGGCCTTGCTCTATGGCGGGGATTTCAGCGACGCGATTCCGCCCAACCGCGGGCAGACGCTGGATTCCTGGGTGCCCGGGGGCAATGCGACCTATGATGTCGATTCGCTGCCCGGCGCCACCAATGTCGCGAACCTCCGTGCCGCGTTGCTCTATCCCTACAACCGCTCCGATGGCATCTACCGTTGTCCGGGTGACAAGAATCTGGTCGAAGGCACCAGCCTGCCGCGCGTGCGGGATTACTCGCTGAATGGCATGATGGGCGACAACGCCGGATTCGGCGTGGATGTGCATCCCAATATTTCCGAACACAAACGGTTCACGGACGTCGTCATTCCCAGCCCGGCGGGCGCTTCGTTCTTCATCGACGAGCAGGCCAGTGCGAGCACGTTGAAATCCAAAACGAGCGTGGACGATGGCTACTTTGCCGTGGATTCGGGCAGCGGTTCCAAAACGACCTACAACAGCCAGATCTGGCGCAACGTCCCGGCCAGCCGGCATGGCGACTGCGGGCAATTGTCCTACGCCGACGGGCACGCCGCCAAAATGAGGTGGCTCGTGCCAGGCACGCACGCCTTGCAAGGCCAGGACGCCAGTTCCGCCGTGTTCAACAACGCGGACCGCAAGCAACTTTGGCTGAGCACCTATGCCTCCGGATCGGTGCCGGGGGTGCCATGGTGA